From one Chryseobacterium sp. 3008163 genomic stretch:
- a CDS encoding DUF962 domain-containing protein, with protein sequence MRKIDLLFAEYAESHRNSTNKLIHWICVPLIFWTILGFISLIPSPHFCAPYFGCISLVSLIVVILITLFYLRLSLLIGFIMIFAMLLMEHLAYAVNIHFGNKSWMVYLAVFVITWILQFVGHKIEGKKPSFLKDLQFLLIGPIWLLSFILKKMGIRY encoded by the coding sequence ATGAGAAAGATTGATTTACTTTTCGCAGAATACGCTGAAAGCCACAGAAACTCCACCAACAAGCTGATTCACTGGATCTGTGTTCCGCTGATCTTCTGGACGATTTTAGGATTTATTTCTTTGATTCCTTCCCCACATTTTTGTGCGCCTTACTTTGGATGTATCAGTTTGGTGAGTTTGATTGTTGTGATTTTGATTACTCTATTTTATCTCAGACTTTCACTTTTGATTGGTTTCATTATGATTTTCGCTATGCTTTTGATGGAGCATCTAGCGTATGCTGTAAATATTCATTTTGGAAATAAATCGTGGATGGTTTATTTGGCAGTTTTTGTGATTACCTGGATTTTACAATTTGTTGGACATAAGATTGAGGGTAAGAAACCTTCTTTTCTGAAAGATTTGCAGTTTCTTTTAATTGGACCGATTTGGTTGTTGAGTTTTATTTTGAAAAAAATGGGGATTAGATATTGA
- a CDS encoding SAM-dependent methyltransferase — MLFLIPAYLSENTPITHFSPVIKDYIMQTDFFFVENEKTARKVIKFFAPEKKQADLKLFLLDKYTENSDVKEAQDRMLNGQDFGLLSEAGLPCIADPGNLIVKWCHEKKIRVIPISGPSSIILALISSGFNGQEFSFNGYLPIEKGEKKKRIQYLESELQKTGYTQIFMETPYRNNALFDDLCKFLSPNTKLCIAANINDSEHEFIKTLSIKDWQKQKPELHKIPAVFVLGK; from the coding sequence ATGCTTTTTTTAATTCCGGCTTATCTTTCAGAAAATACCCCAATCACTCATTTTTCTCCAGTGATTAAAGACTATATCATGCAGACCGACTTTTTCTTTGTTGAAAATGAAAAAACGGCAAGAAAAGTGATCAAGTTTTTTGCTCCTGAAAAAAAGCAGGCAGATTTAAAGTTATTTCTTTTAGATAAATACACAGAAAATTCTGATGTCAAAGAAGCTCAGGACAGAATGCTCAACGGTCAGGATTTCGGATTATTATCAGAAGCCGGACTTCCGTGTATCGCAGACCCTGGAAATCTGATTGTAAAATGGTGTCATGAGAAAAAAATCAGAGTGATTCCTATTTCTGGGCCTTCATCGATTATTTTAGCTTTAATTTCAAGCGGTTTTAACGGTCAAGAATTTAGTTTCAACGGTTATCTTCCGATAGAAAAGGGCGAGAAGAAAAAGAGAATCCAATATCTTGAAAGTGAACTTCAAAAAACGGGGTACACCCAGATTTTCATGGAAACGCCTTACAGAAATAATGCGCTCTTCGATGATTTGTGTAAATTTCTCTCGCCGAATACGAAACTTTGTATTGCTGCAAACATTAATGATTCGGAGCATGAATTCATAAAAACTTTAAGCATCAAAGATTGGCAAAAACAAAAACCTGAATTGCATAAAATTCCTGCTGTGTTCGTTTTAGGAAAATAA
- a CDS encoding DUF2891 domain-containing protein produces MKTSLLVFIFSPFLIFAQESPKLTDEMAIKLSEKPLHCINQEYPNKTAHIINNANEVPLTPKDLHPSFYGCFDWHSSVHGHWMLVRMLKTKPNLSVAKDIENILENSFKKENLQVEADYFTKYQLTTTFERTYGWAWLLKLDEELMTWNHPKAKIWHENLKPLTDKILASWKTYLPKQTYPNRTGVHPNTAFAMVFALDWARAAKDKDFENQLTEKAKYFYLNNTKTPAYLEPDGSDFFSPSLEIADLMRRILPQKEFVKWLDQFYEKRSIENIEKIPVVSDLSDYQTVHLVGLSFTKAWCMKGIAKSLPANHPLKKEFQKTATIFLNNGLPLLFQGNYGGDHWLASFAVYALED; encoded by the coding sequence ATGAAAACAAGTCTTTTAGTATTTATCTTCTCTCCATTTTTAATTTTTGCTCAGGAATCTCCGAAATTAACGGATGAAATGGCTATAAAGCTCTCTGAAAAGCCACTGCACTGTATCAATCAGGAATATCCCAATAAAACAGCACACATTATCAATAATGCAAATGAAGTTCCTTTAACACCGAAAGATCTGCACCCAAGTTTCTACGGCTGTTTTGATTGGCATTCGTCTGTTCATGGACATTGGATGTTAGTGCGGATGCTGAAAACAAAACCTAATTTATCAGTTGCTAAAGACATTGAGAATATTTTAGAGAATTCATTTAAGAAAGAAAATCTTCAGGTTGAGGCCGATTATTTTACAAAATATCAATTGACTACAACTTTCGAGCGAACGTATGGTTGGGCTTGGCTTCTCAAATTAGACGAAGAACTCATGACATGGAATCATCCTAAAGCAAAGATATGGCATGAGAATTTAAAGCCCCTCACTGATAAAATTCTTGCTTCATGGAAAACCTATCTGCCTAAACAAACCTACCCCAACAGAACTGGAGTTCATCCGAACACTGCATTTGCTATGGTTTTTGCGCTAGATTGGGCAAGAGCTGCGAAGGATAAAGATTTTGAAAATCAACTGACTGAGAAAGCAAAATACTTTTATTTAAATAATACAAAAACACCTGCTTATCTCGAGCCAGATGGTTCAGATTTTTTCTCGCCAAGCCTTGAAATTGCAGATTTGATGCGAAGAATTCTTCCACAAAAAGAATTTGTAAAATGGCTTGATCAATTCTACGAAAAAAGAAGCATAGAAAATATTGAAAAAATTCCTGTGGTCAGTGATTTGAGCGATTATCAAACGGTACATTTGGTCGGATTATCTTTCACAAAAGCATGGTGCATGAAAGGAATTGCAAAATCTCTTCCAGCCAATCATCCATTGAAAAAAGAATTTCAGAAAACAGCGACCATATTTTTGAACAACGGTCTACCACTATTATTCCAAGGAAATTATGGAGGAGATCATTGGTTGGCAAGTTTTGCGGTGTATGCTTTAGAGGATTAA
- a CDS encoding HlyD family secretion protein: protein MENKEQNTQDTQPQTAAKPVVSNVDAKKKQNRKNKIRAIISNVVVFALIGFGLFWLIRQYFHIGDKTYTEAAQVEEFINPINTRVSAYIKEIKFIEHQQVKKGDTLAILDDREIITQLGQAEAAYQNALAQRSATGSSINTVSNNVSVMESNIAGAKARLWNAEQNLGRYKNLLAAEAVTRQQFDQAKTEYDAQKAAYETLVNQKQSANLSTTEVKSKLGINDAEIKRTKAALDMAKINLSYTVITAPYDGVMGRRTISEGQLIQPGQQVATIVLNNQKWVTANFLESQMPNIKIGEKLMMTADALGGKQFEGVVTAVSAATGSRYSSVPTDNSTGNFIKVQQRIPVRIEFTDANKKEDVAKLSAGMNMNVSIKD from the coding sequence ATGGAAAACAAGGAACAAAATACTCAAGATACACAACCACAAACAGCAGCAAAACCTGTGGTTTCAAACGTTGATGCTAAGAAAAAACAAAACAGAAAGAATAAAATCAGAGCCATCATTTCAAACGTTGTCGTTTTTGCATTGATAGGTTTCGGATTGTTCTGGCTGATTCGTCAGTATTTCCACATCGGTGACAAAACCTATACAGAAGCGGCTCAGGTGGAGGAATTCATCAATCCAATCAACACAAGAGTTTCAGCTTACATTAAAGAAATAAAATTCATCGAACATCAGCAGGTGAAAAAAGGAGATACGTTAGCCATTTTGGACGACCGTGAAATCATTACCCAATTAGGACAAGCGGAAGCAGCGTATCAAAATGCATTGGCTCAGCGTTCTGCTACAGGTTCTTCAATTAATACCGTTTCCAACAATGTCAGCGTGATGGAATCCAACATAGCCGGTGCAAAGGCAAGATTGTGGAATGCCGAACAGAATTTAGGCAGATACAAAAACCTTTTAGCTGCAGAGGCAGTAACCAGACAACAATTTGACCAAGCCAAAACTGAATATGATGCGCAGAAAGCAGCCTACGAAACTTTGGTCAATCAGAAGCAATCTGCCAACCTTTCTACAACGGAAGTGAAAAGTAAGTTGGGAATCAATGATGCTGAAATCAAAAGAACAAAAGCCGCTTTGGATATGGCTAAAATCAATCTTTCGTACACCGTAATTACAGCGCCTTACGACGGTGTGATGGGAAGAAGAACGATTTCTGAAGGACAGTTAATTCAGCCCGGACAACAAGTTGCCACTATCGTTTTAAACAATCAAAAATGGGTCACAGCCAACTTCTTGGAAAGTCAAATGCCGAATATTAAAATTGGTGAAAAGTTAATGATGACAGCAGATGCTTTAGGTGGAAAACAGTTTGAAGGCGTAGTCACCGCAGTTTCAGCAGCAACGGGTTCAAGATATTCAAGCGTTCCGACAGATAACTCAACTGGTAACTTTATCAAAGTGCAACAGAGAATTCCCGTAAGAATCGAGTTCACAGACGCCAATAAAAAAGAAGATGTCGCAAAACTGAGTGCGGGGATGAATATGAATGTTTCAATTAAAGACTAA
- a CDS encoding DNA cytosine methyltransferase has protein sequence MPNKTYNFIDLFCGAGGFAKGFEMTGKFKCIGGIDNKSSAIETHKHNFKDSISICDDIRNVPPEEFEKLLNGQKVDLIIGGPPCPTFSTIGHAKIQSVYKEHIDKDITNDPRNDLFLDFFNYVDYFRPKMFVMENVPQFLTKYKGATFNAVKEIIKRDLPEYDLVEEVKVLNSVNYGVPQNRRRMILVGYLKGINFKYPEITHWFREGKFNINPNNTDIDAEKLEKHISVKSAISDLPKITDNWRVSEVEYSKQKDLDSYQKLMRKNSGTTVKNNICRLTNERAKIVFSHMYQGCIYMDLPPEIRKVLPFREDIFKDRLKRLVEENPSWTVLAHIGMDGYMYIHPTEDRTLSVREAARIQSFPDDFVFIGNQQETYMQVGNAVPPLMAMRIAESVFESIINQN, from the coding sequence ATGCCAAACAAAACATATAACTTTATTGACCTATTCTGTGGAGCAGGTGGATTTGCGAAAGGATTTGAAATGACAGGTAAGTTCAAATGTATTGGAGGAATAGACAATAAATCTTCTGCGATTGAAACACATAAACATAATTTTAAAGATTCAATTTCAATATGTGATGATATTCGAAATGTTCCACCTGAAGAATTTGAAAAACTATTGAATGGTCAAAAAGTAGATTTAATTATAGGAGGACCGCCTTGCCCAACATTTAGCACTATCGGTCATGCAAAAATCCAATCCGTTTACAAGGAACATATTGATAAGGATATAACTAATGATCCAAGAAACGATTTGTTCTTGGATTTCTTCAATTATGTAGATTATTTCAGACCAAAAATGTTTGTAATGGAAAATGTACCTCAATTTTTAACAAAGTACAAAGGCGCAACTTTCAATGCTGTTAAAGAAATTATCAAAAGAGATTTACCCGAATATGATTTAGTTGAGGAAGTTAAAGTATTGAATAGTGTAAATTATGGAGTACCTCAAAACAGAAGAAGGATGATTTTGGTTGGATATTTAAAAGGAATAAATTTTAAATATCCTGAAATCACGCATTGGTTTAGAGAAGGCAAATTTAATATTAATCCCAATAATACAGATATTGATGCTGAAAAATTAGAAAAGCATATTTCAGTGAAAAGCGCAATATCTGATTTACCCAAAATCACAGATAATTGGAGAGTTTCCGAGGTGGAATATAGTAAACAAAAAGATTTAGATTCTTATCAGAAATTGATGAGAAAAAACTCGGGAACAACAGTGAAAAACAATATTTGTAGACTAACGAACGAAAGAGCGAAAATTGTATTTTCACACATGTACCAGGGATGTATTTACATGGATTTGCCACCAGAAATTAGAAAAGTTTTACCATTCAGAGAAGATATTTTTAAGGATAGATTAAAGAGATTGGTAGAAGAAAATCCATCCTGGACTGTTCTAGCTCATATTGGCATGGACGGTTATATGTATATTCATCCAACCGAAGATAGAACCTTATCTGTTAGGGAAGCAGCTAGGATTCAATCTTTTCCTGACGATTTTGTATTTATTGGTAATCAACAAGAAACATACATGCAAGTTGGAAATGCTGTTCCACCATTAATGGCGATGAGGATAGCAGAATCAGTATTTGAGTCGATTATAAACCAGAATTAG
- a CDS encoding TolC family protein — translation MTKNIKTALSLVVTIFPALFFSQEIKQMTANEVAELALQNHYQLKVSAQNINIAKQQTDITKLQKLPSITASTTQFYLGNVVAIDKDFSNSTTIQMPHYGSTYGVQATQLIFKGGLVNKSVELAGLREQLSELDLEKNKQDVKFLVISNYLDVYKIINQQSVFENNKKLAQQRLKNINDFYKQGMLTRNEVIRAELAIKNLDQGILTLSNNRKILNYNLNIALGLPADTEIIPVENLGNKESGIGMDYYLNLAHDTNPQLKSAQTNIGVADKNIEIIKTDRMPTLSGFGGYSLQRPITNRNPVLDMYASGWQGGISLSYNIDNLYKTKEKVKLGELQKTQANDALTLTQQNIDMNVNASYVKYQEAIQQADILNDSKRLAEENYKITEAKYLNQLAVQAEMIDAQNQKLQSELDFANAEINVLYQYYNLLKSTGTL, via the coding sequence ATGACAAAGAACATAAAAACAGCACTATCGCTTGTAGTGACTATCTTTCCTGCGCTGTTTTTTTCACAAGAAATAAAACAGATGACAGCGAATGAAGTCGCCGAACTGGCACTTCAGAATCACTATCAGTTAAAAGTTTCTGCGCAGAATATCAATATTGCCAAACAGCAGACGGATATTACCAAACTTCAGAAGCTTCCTTCAATAACGGCTTCCACTACTCAGTTTTATTTGGGAAATGTGGTTGCGATCGATAAAGATTTCTCAAATTCTACAACCATTCAGATGCCTCATTACGGAAGTACGTATGGCGTGCAGGCTACTCAACTTATTTTTAAAGGTGGATTGGTTAATAAATCTGTCGAATTGGCAGGCCTTCGTGAACAGCTTTCTGAACTGGATTTAGAAAAGAATAAGCAGGACGTTAAATTTTTAGTGATCTCAAATTATTTAGATGTTTATAAAATCATTAATCAACAATCGGTTTTTGAAAACAACAAAAAACTGGCTCAGCAACGATTGAAGAACATCAACGATTTTTACAAACAGGGAATGCTGACGAGAAATGAAGTCATCCGTGCTGAATTGGCGATTAAAAATTTAGATCAGGGAATTCTTACGTTATCCAACAACAGAAAAATCCTTAATTACAATTTAAATATCGCTTTGGGATTGCCTGCGGATACAGAAATTATTCCTGTTGAAAATTTAGGCAATAAAGAATCAGGAATCGGAATGGATTATTATTTAAATCTTGCTCACGATACCAATCCGCAACTAAAATCTGCACAAACCAACATTGGTGTGGCCGACAAAAATATTGAAATCATTAAAACTGACAGAATGCCGACGCTTTCAGGTTTTGGAGGCTACAGTTTGCAAAGACCGATTACCAATAGAAATCCTGTTTTGGATATGTACGCAAGCGGTTGGCAAGGCGGAATTTCTTTAAGTTATAATATTGATAATTTATATAAAACTAAAGAGAAAGTAAAGTTGGGTGAATTGCAGAAAACACAGGCAAATGATGCGCTGACTTTAACGCAACAGAATATTGATATGAATGTCAATGCATCTTATGTAAAATATCAGGAAGCAATTCAGCAAGCAGATATTTTAAACGATTCAAAAAGACTGGCCGAAGAAAACTATAAAATCACTGAAGCAAAATACCTCAATCAATTGGCGGTGCAGGCAGAAATGATTGATGCGCAAAACCAAAAACTTCAATCTGAATTGGACTTTGCCAATGCGGAAATCAATGTGCTGTATCAATATTACAATTTATTGAAATCTACTGGGACGCTTTAA
- a CDS encoding helix-turn-helix domain-containing protein — MSALETFGVEIFTQHNIFERISADKPFRPDNPAFIFIKSGSIKLRQHFSDLELSANMFMVTDPQTVYEMISVSDDFQSRMVSYKRDFISALSLKFNRLITYRYFRQQMNVGVPFHQDDMDVVWKSVNFLKYILDSQTEMIYKKEMVEHLFSVFCYQMAGIISREDNNSMNQMSRQEEIVFVFLNDLASHHHNDRTVEFYAERQSITTRHLSSVVKAITGKSASQIIAIIVMNEAKVLLNSSKKPVSEISTILGFSDQYSFSHFFKKHLEVSPSQYRNQFEG; from the coding sequence ATGTCTGCTTTAGAAACATTCGGGGTTGAGATTTTTACGCAACATAATATCTTTGAAAGAATCTCTGCCGACAAACCTTTCCGTCCCGATAATCCTGCTTTTATCTTTATCAAAAGTGGTTCTATCAAACTGCGACAGCATTTCAGCGACCTAGAATTGTCTGCCAATATGTTTATGGTGACCGACCCGCAGACGGTTTACGAAATGATCTCGGTGAGTGACGATTTTCAGTCGAGGATGGTTTCTTACAAAAGAGATTTTATTTCAGCTTTATCTCTGAAATTTAATCGGTTGATTACGTATCGCTATTTCCGTCAGCAGATGAATGTCGGCGTTCCTTTTCATCAGGATGATATGGATGTAGTTTGGAAAAGCGTTAATTTTTTAAAATATATTCTCGATTCTCAGACAGAAATGATTTACAAAAAGGAAATGGTGGAGCATCTTTTCTCGGTTTTCTGTTACCAAATGGCTGGAATTATTTCAAGGGAGGACAATAATTCAATGAATCAAATGTCGAGACAAGAAGAAATTGTTTTCGTTTTTCTCAATGATTTGGCTTCTCATCATCATAATGATAGAACAGTAGAATTCTATGCCGAGAGACAGTCGATTACAACCAGACATCTTTCATCAGTGGTGAAAGCCATTACCGGAAAGTCAGCGAGTCAGATTATTGCTATAATTGTAATGAATGAAGCGAAGGTTTTATTAAACTCTTCTAAAAAGCCTGTTTCAGAGATTTCTACAATCCTAGGTTTTAGCGACCAGTATTCATTTTCTCACTTTTTCAAGAAACATTTGGAGGTGAGTCCTTCTCAATACCGAAATCAGTTCGAAGGTTAG
- a CDS encoding MFS transporter, with protein MYNKGLFSDWVPKPVQLLMMVLLLTVVMPLGGVYTGNISFMVGGTGVMQEYFLWANYATTIGMGACMPVVLRMKMRFKVRDKVVILLVLLGALSYINATTFEPMIIVITSLVIGFLKMMITIELFLPLMAMLGGRGIFYGVFYTFVLILNQVSAYYAVEVSVLYNYQQFFILAAVLCFVLAILCWVLMHDKYFALKVPLHYIDWLSIILFVSTFMFSAYVFSFGKQQDWLNSKNIINASIAAFVSFALLAIRQMTLKRPYISFHIFTKSNVLNGLFMLLWLGMFLGTTSIQNIYSVGVLGYDQLTNAKLNVMMTPGIFLAGVIAVFWFKKERPLKMFIFSGFASMTAYAIIMYFSMVLEFNYENWYLPMFLKGYGMCSLFISVWYYTLDKLELNEMLAAIGLVLVWRTFLAVGFFSALFSWFQYQFQIVSLGDLAVYMDGMTITPQTVAANMKSIQLNAIISANKKIFGYIIVAGFGVMLYVITHHFGKRTEYLRVIRILNGKSVIARRRARERKKLEEDIKGAAGPAL; from the coding sequence ATGTATAATAAAGGTCTTTTCAGCGATTGGGTTCCGAAACCCGTGCAGCTCCTGATGATGGTTTTACTGCTTACTGTGGTAATGCCGTTGGGTGGCGTTTACACCGGAAACATCAGTTTTATGGTGGGCGGAACCGGTGTGATGCAGGAATATTTTCTGTGGGCAAATTATGCCACCACCATTGGGATGGGAGCGTGTATGCCTGTGGTTTTAAGAATGAAAATGCGATTCAAAGTGCGTGATAAAGTTGTGATTTTATTGGTGCTTCTCGGTGCATTAAGTTATATCAACGCAACCACTTTTGAACCAATGATTATTGTGATAACCTCTTTGGTAATCGGATTTTTAAAAATGATGATTACCATTGAGTTATTTCTTCCGCTGATGGCAATGCTCGGCGGACGTGGGATTTTTTACGGAGTTTTCTACACATTTGTTTTGATATTAAATCAGGTCTCTGCTTATTATGCAGTGGAAGTTTCGGTGCTGTACAATTATCAGCAGTTTTTTATCTTGGCAGCCGTATTGTGTTTTGTGCTGGCGATTTTGTGTTGGGTTTTGATGCACGATAAATATTTTGCCTTAAAAGTTCCGTTGCATTACATCGATTGGCTGAGCATCATTCTGTTTGTGTCGACCTTTATGTTTTCGGCGTATGTTTTTTCATTTGGAAAACAGCAGGATTGGCTCAATTCGAAAAATATCATCAACGCCAGCATCGCAGCATTTGTGAGTTTTGCCTTACTGGCGATTCGTCAGATGACTTTAAAAAGACCGTATATTTCATTTCATATTTTTACAAAAAGCAATGTGTTGAACGGATTGTTTATGCTTTTGTGGCTGGGAATGTTTTTAGGAACAACATCGATTCAAAACATCTATTCAGTTGGAGTTTTAGGTTATGACCAATTGACCAATGCCAAACTGAATGTAATGATGACGCCCGGAATATTCTTAGCCGGAGTCATCGCTGTATTTTGGTTTAAAAAAGAACGACCGCTCAAAATGTTCATTTTTTCAGGCTTCGCTTCAATGACTGCTTATGCCATCATTATGTACTTTTCGATGGTGCTGGAATTCAATTACGAAAACTGGTACTTACCGATGTTCCTGAAAGGTTACGGAATGTGTTCACTCTTCATTTCAGTTTGGTATTACACCTTAGATAAATTGGAACTCAACGAAATGCTGGCGGCCATCGGACTGGTTTTGGTATGGCGAACCTTCCTTGCGGTAGGATTTTTCTCAGCTTTGTTCTCGTGGTTTCAGTATCAGTTTCAAATTGTCAGTTTAGGAGATTTGGCTGTTTATATGGACGGAATGACCATCACGCCACAGACCGTTGCTGCCAATATGAAAAGCATTCAGCTCAACGCCATCATATCTGCCAATAAAAAGATATTCGGTTACATCATCGTTGCCGGTTTCGGGGTAATGCTCTACGTGATTACCCATCATTTTGGAAAACGTACAGAATATTTAAGAGTGATAAGAATCCTCAACGGAAAATCGGTCATCGCGAGACGTAGAGCCCGTGAAAGAAAAAAATTAGAAGAAGACATCAAAGGCGCAGCCGGTCCTGCGCTATAA
- a CDS encoding DNA cytosine methyltransferase: protein MSNYTFIDLFAGCGGLSEGFYKEGFKSLVHVDFDEAACLTIKERMKYYDYSQEEIENSVICGDLTKEEINVHIENIVKDSKVDVLVGGPPCQSFSTVGRAQDPNSMFDDPRNYLFLNYLKILEKYMPKVFVFENVSGLLSAKPNGEFIFPKIIAEMSKYYDVCDDKETLLLNSVHYGVPQIRKRVIIVGVRKDLKFTAKNIYRNIIKTHYSPEMETKGNTDGFSKYVTVKEAISDLPKLFPGEGKNEIEFKPSKFNPYLKKIRTSDFDKLFNHEARRHNENDRKRYQLLSKNEWQLKHLAEVSPELVHHDPKHFGNRYTVQKNNLPGTTVVAHLYKDGNLFIHPDHKQERTFTVREAARIQSFPDDFVFMGSRTNQFKQVGNAVPPLMAQQIAKAIKKFL from the coding sequence ATGAGTAATTATACATTTATAGATCTATTCGCAGGTTGTGGAGGATTGAGTGAAGGTTTTTATAAAGAAGGTTTTAAATCATTAGTTCATGTTGACTTTGATGAAGCAGCTTGTCTTACAATAAAGGAAAGAATGAAATATTATGATTATTCTCAAGAAGAAATTGAGAATAGTGTAATATGTGGTGATTTAACAAAAGAAGAAATCAATGTTCATATAGAAAATATTGTTAAAGATTCAAAAGTTGATGTTTTAGTTGGTGGTCCACCTTGCCAAAGTTTTTCAACAGTTGGAAGAGCACAAGATCCTAATTCAATGTTTGATGATCCTAGAAATTATTTATTTCTAAATTATCTGAAAATTTTAGAAAAGTATATGCCTAAAGTTTTTGTTTTTGAAAATGTTTCAGGCTTGTTATCAGCAAAACCTAATGGCGAATTTATCTTTCCTAAAATAATTGCAGAAATGTCTAAATACTATGATGTATGTGATGACAAAGAAACGCTATTACTTAACTCTGTTCATTATGGAGTTCCACAAATAAGAAAAAGAGTTATTATTGTTGGTGTAAGAAAGGATTTGAAATTTACAGCAAAAAATATTTATAGAAATATTATTAAAACTCATTATAGTCCAGAAATGGAAACTAAAGGTAATACAGATGGTTTCTCTAAGTATGTTACTGTAAAAGAAGCAATATCTGATTTACCTAAATTATTTCCGGGCGAAGGAAAAAATGAAATTGAGTTTAAACCTTCAAAATTTAATCCTTATTTAAAAAAAATAAGAACATCTGATTTTGATAAATTGTTCAATCATGAGGCAAGGAGACATAATGAGAATGATAGAAAAAGATACCAATTACTAAGTAAGAACGAATGGCAATTAAAGCACTTAGCTGAAGTAAGTCCTGAATTGGTGCATCATGATCCTAAACATTTTGGAAATAGATATACAGTGCAGAAAAATAATTTACCTGGGACAACTGTAGTTGCACATCTTTATAAGGATGGTAATTTATTTATTCATCCGGATCATAAACAAGAGCGAACATTTACAGTAAGAGAAGCTGCGAGAATTCAGTCTTTTCCTGATGATTTTGTATTTATGGGTTCTAGAACAAATCAATTCAAACAAGTCGGTAATGCTGTTCCACCTTTAATGGCGCAACAAATAGCAAAAGCAATTAAAAAGTTTTTATAA
- a CDS encoding DUF4349 domain-containing protein produces MKKIILPLFCLILLNCNKSEAVANESVSAMAVMEDVAVDSAAASYSPSPSTTTSDKQVQNSEPNSSNPKTNIVSKKIIKNGEMEIQVGEIKKAQNQISEILKKNNAYIQSERFNNNDTAENLNVTIRVPHQNFDPLINSFSNGVGSVLSKNISSDDVTEEYTDVSIKLENKKIYLEKYRDMLRSAKTTKDMLEIQENIRSLEDEIDVSEGRLRFIDDRVNYSTLELMLYKEKVRSSATSKIGFGSRFGDSITEGWNSFIAFFLGVISFWPFLLLIPIVVFVWKKWRKNRVKK; encoded by the coding sequence ATGAAAAAGATAATTTTACCATTATTTTGTTTGATCCTTCTTAACTGTAACAAATCAGAAGCTGTTGCCAATGAATCAGTAAGTGCAATGGCAGTGATGGAAGATGTTGCCGTTGATTCAGCGGCTGCTTCCTATTCTCCTTCTCCATCAACTACCACTTCGGACAAACAAGTACAAAACAGTGAACCAAATTCTTCTAATCCAAAAACCAATATTGTTTCTAAAAAAATTATTAAAAATGGGGAGATGGAAATTCAGGTTGGTGAGATTAAGAAAGCACAAAATCAAATCAGTGAAATTCTAAAGAAAAATAATGCATACATTCAATCTGAACGTTTTAATAATAATGATACTGCCGAAAATTTAAATGTAACCATAAGAGTTCCCCATCAAAATTTTGATCCACTTATTAATTCCTTTTCCAATGGTGTTGGTTCTGTTTTATCTAAAAATATTTCGTCCGATGACGTGACAGAAGAATATACAGATGTTTCTATCAAATTAGAGAATAAGAAAATTTATCTAGAAAAATATCGTGACATGTTGCGAAGTGCAAAAACCACAAAAGACATGTTGGAAATTCAGGAAAATATTCGGTCATTGGAAGATGAGATTGACGTTTCGGAGGGAAGACTTCGTTTTATAGACGACAGAGTCAACTACAGTACTTTGGAATTAATGCTGTATAAAGAGAAAGTGAGAAGTTCAGCAACCTCAAAAATAGGTTTTGGAAGCCGTTTTGGAGATTCTATTACAGAAGGCTGGAATAGTTTCATAGCATTCTTTTTAGGAGTTATTTCTTTCTGGCCTTTCTTGCTACTGATTCCAATAGTCGTTTTCGTTTGGAAAAAATGGAGGAAAAACAGAGTTAAAAAATAA